One genomic window of Streptomyces sp. WP-1 includes the following:
- a CDS encoding GNAT family N-acetyltransferase, producing MSDASRLPDGYEFSTDTARVDVNLVHRWLSTDAYWASGRTRRKHEEAMASSINFGVYDTASGAQVAYARGVTDRALFAWLADVYVDRSVRGKGVGTAFVAGVRDHLASFGVRRILLATEDAHGVYERLGFTPLERPGTWMIHRFE from the coding sequence ATGAGTGACGCATCCCGGCTCCCCGACGGCTACGAGTTCTCCACCGACACCGCCCGCGTCGATGTCAACCTGGTCCACCGCTGGCTGTCGACCGACGCCTACTGGGCGAGCGGCCGCACCCGCCGGAAGCACGAGGAGGCCATGGCGTCCTCGATCAACTTCGGGGTCTACGACACGGCCTCCGGCGCGCAGGTCGCCTATGCGCGCGGGGTCACCGACCGGGCGCTGTTCGCCTGGCTCGCCGATGTGTACGTCGACCGCTCGGTGCGCGGCAAGGGCGTGGGCACCGCCTTCGTCGCCGGTGTCCGCGACCACCTCGCGTCGTTCGGTGTGCGCCGCATCCTGCTCGCCACCGAGGACGCGCACGGGGTCTACGAGCGGCTCGGCTTCACCCCGCTGGAACGCCCCGGGACGTGGATGATCCACCGCTTCGAGTGA
- a CDS encoding YfhO family protein, whose protein sequence is MDRSTVPGAGRRAAAALAALVAAVALCAGDLLAGDYPFGSRTRGVNDLGNQYVPLHAHLWDLLHGRADGGLLVNWQSGYGSSFLPDFGTYLSSPFAPLVALFPRDRIDLAVYVITVLKIASAAAAMAWLLLRLRPGRWWAAGLLGASYALCGWTLAADYNPMWLDGLIALPLLCLTGEWALAGRRRVLGVLVVALAWSANFYTAYMATLGAGLVLLLRLLLAAPPRRQALAAAGRAVRTVVLGMGLAAPLLTVVYLGTRHAYPGRLARFHPAPAENLLARLLPATYDYSSPALYVGTTALLLALALPFHRAVPGRVRAGWTALVLAVTLSLQWAPTSLAWHAFAVPQGSSYRQSFVLCGLLVIAAWHALSYGPPGLPALGAAGSLLALAVAAASRTNLVHAHTWPVLLLGVAGALTGLVLLRRSGQRGRLAVLAVLVLLGAQAGESAASAAVASGLRLKHLDDYAPWGERQRLQAAAIARADGWPRYRTDPGREQTVANDPLAVGGQGAAYYSSLTSDVLSRTLTALGGGWTSGGRGVQSLDNAVTDVLFSVGARVHSPPDPHQTHLPEDTAAPTVTRRDVPPLVTVRTHPDEAPYGSSPYRNQELLLGSRVYTVPPITVRGDDAAPAPGRRVGPGNALTGPTISARCPAGTQVYLAAPRFSGTARLAGGTASAAPFHYDHGRALAAMEPLGRAPASGRIRIDLVPDRPGRVPPGAVGCLDTARLRAAAARLKATGATSVTVSDNTVRAQLRPGSRGLAVLAAPRIAGWRCAAGDGPARPARQYHGLIAVPLDGTETSLTCTFHPPGLRLGTAVGLASLAALLLLTAATAVRRRRAPTPAPTTPPAPRERVTAAP, encoded by the coding sequence ATGGACCGTTCGACCGTGCCGGGTGCGGGGCGCCGGGCCGCCGCGGCACTCGCCGCCCTCGTGGCGGCCGTGGCACTGTGCGCCGGTGATCTGCTGGCCGGCGACTACCCCTTCGGCTCCCGCACCCGGGGCGTCAACGACCTGGGCAATCAGTACGTGCCCCTGCACGCCCACCTCTGGGACCTGCTGCACGGCAGGGCCGACGGCGGGCTGCTGGTCAACTGGCAGTCCGGGTACGGCTCCAGCTTCCTGCCGGACTTCGGCACCTATCTCTCCAGCCCGTTCGCACCGCTCGTCGCGCTCTTCCCGCGCGACCGGATCGACCTCGCGGTCTACGTGATCACCGTCCTGAAGATCGCGAGCGCCGCGGCCGCCATGGCCTGGCTGCTGCTCCGGCTGCGGCCCGGCCGCTGGTGGGCGGCGGGACTGCTCGGGGCGTCATACGCGCTGTGCGGCTGGACCCTCGCGGCGGACTACAACCCGATGTGGCTCGACGGGCTGATCGCGCTGCCACTGCTCTGCCTGACCGGCGAGTGGGCCCTCGCCGGACGGCGCCGGGTCCTCGGGGTGCTGGTCGTCGCGCTCGCCTGGAGCGCCAACTTCTACACCGCCTACATGGCCACCCTCGGCGCCGGACTCGTGCTGCTGCTGAGGCTGTTGCTCGCCGCCCCACCGCGCCGGCAGGCCCTCGCCGCCGCCGGCCGCGCCGTACGCACCGTCGTCCTCGGCATGGGCCTCGCCGCCCCGCTGCTGACCGTCGTCTACCTGGGCACCAGGCACGCCTACCCGGGCCGCCTCGCCCGTTTTCATCCGGCACCGGCCGAGAACCTGCTGGCCCGGCTGCTCCCGGCGACCTACGACTACAGCTCCCCGGCGCTCTACGTCGGCACCACCGCCCTGCTCCTCGCCCTCGCCCTGCCCTTCCACCGGGCCGTCCCCGGCCGTGTCCGCGCCGGCTGGACCGCGCTGGTGCTCGCGGTCACCCTCTCCCTGCAATGGGCGCCCACCAGCCTGGCCTGGCACGCCTTCGCCGTCCCGCAGGGCAGCTCCTACCGGCAGAGCTTCGTGCTGTGCGGGCTGCTGGTCATCGCCGCCTGGCACGCGCTGTCGTACGGCCCGCCAGGACTGCCCGCCCTCGGCGCGGCCGGGTCCCTGCTCGCCCTGGCCGTCGCCGCCGCGAGCCGCACGAACCTGGTCCACGCGCACACCTGGCCCGTGCTGCTGCTCGGCGTCGCCGGGGCGCTCACCGGGCTTGTCCTGCTGCGCCGCAGCGGTCAGCGGGGGCGGCTCGCCGTACTGGCCGTGCTGGTGCTGCTCGGCGCGCAGGCGGGGGAGAGCGCCGCCAGCGCCGCCGTGGCGAGCGGGCTGCGCCTCAAGCACCTCGACGACTACGCGCCCTGGGGCGAGCGGCAGCGACTCCAGGCCGCCGCGATCGCCCGCGCCGACGGCTGGCCCCGCTACCGCACCGACCCCGGCCGCGAACAGACCGTCGCCAACGACCCGTTGGCGGTCGGCGGCCAGGGCGCCGCCTACTACAGCAGCCTGACCTCCGACGTCCTCTCCCGCACCCTCACCGCCCTCGGCGGCGGCTGGACCTCGGGCGGCCGGGGCGTGCAGAGCCTCGACAACGCCGTCACCGACGTGCTCTTCTCCGTCGGCGCCCGGGTGCACAGCCCGCCCGACCCGCACCAGACCCACCTGCCCGAGGACACCGCCGCGCCGACCGTCACCCGGCGGGACGTGCCGCCCCTGGTGACCGTGCGGACCCACCCCGACGAGGCGCCCTACGGCTCCTCGCCGTACCGCAACCAGGAACTGCTGCTCGGCAGCCGCGTCTACACCGTGCCCCCCATCACCGTGCGGGGCGACGACGCGGCCCCCGCACCCGGCCGCCGGGTCGGCCCCGGGAACGCGCTGACCGGGCCGACGATCAGCGCCCGCTGCCCGGCCGGCACCCAGGTGTACCTGGCCGCCCCGCGGTTCTCCGGCACCGCGCGGCTCGCCGGGGGCACGGCGAGCGCCGCCCCGTTCCACTACGACCACGGGCGCGCCCTGGCCGCCATGGAGCCGCTGGGCCGCGCCCCCGCCTCCGGGCGCATCCGGATCGACCTGGTCCCCGACCGGCCCGGCCGCGTCCCGCCCGGCGCCGTCGGCTGCCTGGACACGGCCCGGCTGCGTGCCGCCGCCGCCCGCCTCAAGGCCACCGGCGCCACCTCGGTCACCGTCTCCGACAACACCGTACGCGCCCAACTGCGCCCGGGGAGCAGGGGACTTGCCGTCCTCGCCGCGCCCCGCATCGCCGGCTGGCGCTGCGCCGCCGGGGACGGCCCGGCCCGCCCCGCCCGGCAGTACCACGGACTGATCGCCGTCCCCCTGGACGGCACCGAGACCAGCCTGACCTGCACCTTCCACCCGCCCGGCCTCCGGCTGGGCACGGCCGTCGGCCTCGCCTCGCTCGCGGCGCTCCTGCTGCTCACCGCCGCGACCGCCGTCCGCCGCCGACGTGCCCCGACACCCGCCCCGACCACACCACCGGCACCGCGCGAGCGCGTGACAGCCGCACCCTGA
- a CDS encoding glycosyltransferase family 2 protein: MLISIVAPCYNEEDVLERFHEAVQRIADELLPLGHDMEFVYVDDGSRDRTLAVLERLATRDQRVRYVSFSRNFGKEAALLAGLRHASGDSVVVMDADLQHPPELIARMVRLREQGYDQVIARRTRTGDRLTRTLTARLYYRLVNRLVDVELLDGVGDFRLLSRRVVDAVLGLTEYNRFSKGLFAWVGFPSTTFAYENAAREAGSSSWNLRGLLDYGLDGVLSFNNRPLRAALWLGISLLLCAGLYTAWIVVAALLHGVQTPGYVTIITAVTALAGVQMVMLGVIGEYTGRIYYEVKGRPHFLVKATNVERTKDLIP; encoded by the coding sequence ATGCTGATATCGATCGTCGCGCCCTGCTACAACGAGGAAGACGTCCTGGAACGCTTCCACGAGGCCGTCCAGAGGATCGCCGACGAACTGCTGCCGCTCGGCCACGACATGGAGTTCGTGTACGTCGACGACGGCAGCCGCGACCGCACCCTCGCCGTCCTCGAACGCCTCGCCACCCGCGACCAGCGGGTGCGCTACGTCTCCTTCAGCCGCAACTTCGGCAAGGAAGCAGCCCTGTTGGCCGGGCTGCGGCACGCCTCTGGGGACTCGGTCGTCGTCATGGACGCCGACCTCCAGCACCCGCCCGAGCTGATCGCCCGCATGGTCCGGCTGCGCGAACAGGGCTACGACCAGGTCATCGCCCGCCGCACCCGCACCGGCGACCGCCTCACCCGCACCCTCACCGCCCGCCTCTACTACCGCCTCGTCAACCGTCTGGTCGACGTCGAACTCCTGGACGGCGTGGGGGACTTCAGGCTGCTCTCCCGCCGGGTGGTCGACGCGGTGCTCGGCCTGACCGAGTACAACCGCTTCTCCAAGGGCCTGTTCGCCTGGGTCGGCTTCCCCAGCACCACTTTCGCGTACGAGAACGCCGCGCGCGAGGCCGGCAGCAGCTCCTGGAACCTGCGCGGACTGCTCGACTACGGCCTCGACGGCGTCCTCTCCTTCAACAACCGTCCGCTGCGCGCCGCCCTCTGGCTCGGCATCAGCCTGCTGCTGTGCGCCGGTCTCTACACCGCCTGGATCGTGGTCGCCGCGCTGCTGCACGGTGTGCAGACGCCCGGATATGTCACCATCATCACCGCGGTCACCGCCCTCGCCGGTGTGCAGATGGTCATGCTGGGAGTGATCGGGGAGTACACCGGCCGCATCTACTACGAGGTGAAGGGCCGCCCGCACTTCCTGGTGAAGGCGACCAATGTGGAACGGACGAAAGATCTCATTCCTTGA
- a CDS encoding GtrA family protein yields MIARQIITFAVVGVLNTAVYYGLYLLFLTWLPYLAAHVLAFALSMVGSFFLNARFTYRIRPTWRKFLLFPLTNAANFVITTVGVYVIVDVLHAGSRFAPLLASAAAIPITFVVSRWIMLPGASPRVAAGE; encoded by the coding sequence TTGATAGCGCGACAGATCATCACCTTCGCCGTGGTCGGCGTGCTCAACACGGCCGTCTACTACGGCCTTTACCTGCTCTTCCTCACCTGGCTGCCCTATCTCGCCGCGCATGTTCTCGCCTTCGCGCTCAGCATGGTCGGTTCCTTTTTCCTCAACGCCCGGTTCACCTACCGCATCCGCCCGACCTGGCGTAAATTCCTGCTGTTCCCGCTGACCAACGCCGCGAATTTCGTGATCACCACGGTGGGCGTGTACGTGATCGTGGACGTCCTGCACGCCGGCAGCCGCTTCGCCCCCCTGCTCGCCTCCGCGGCGGCGATCCCGATCACCTTCGTGGTGTCCCGCTGGATCATGCTGCCGGGGGCGTCGCCGCGGGTGGCGGCCGGGGAGTGA
- a CDS encoding VOC family protein, whose translation MARFWGAATDWTAHRVTGDLAVLRSPEGTGPYLEFLRTPDARTAPDRVRLDLLPRPGDDKEAEVARLRALGATGIGLGLGQGDVPWICLTDPEGHEFRVLARP comes from the coding sequence ATGGCCCGGTTCTGGGGCGCGGCGACGGACTGGACCGCGCACAGGGTGACCGGCGATCTCGCGGTGCTGCGCTCCCCCGAGGGCACCGGCCCCTACCTCGAATTCCTCCGCACGCCCGACGCGAGGACCGCCCCGGACCGCGTCCGCCTCGACCTGCTGCCGCGTCCCGGTGACGACAAGGAGGCGGAGGTGGCCCGGCTGCGGGCCCTCGGCGCCACCGGCATCGGCCTCGGCCTCGGCCAGGGCGACGTCCCGTGGATCTGTCTGACGGACCCGGAGGGTCACGAGTTCCGCGTGCTCGCCCGGCCCTGA
- a CDS encoding DUF4232 domain-containing protein: MAIDAADASPDKTSGRIDITMVNRGSVTCSATGFAGVDIKDADHTSSPVDRGSAQPRITVLKPGDAAVFDIAYDIDSSGKSLTSPTGILVTPPNETHTVDLKWPAGAGPVKGSSIGVRVYPTHNK, translated from the coding sequence CTGGCCATCGACGCCGCCGACGCCTCGCCCGACAAGACGTCCGGCAGGATCGACATCACCATGGTCAACCGGGGTTCGGTCACCTGCTCGGCGACGGGCTTCGCGGGCGTCGACATCAAGGACGCCGACCACACCTCCAGCCCCGTCGACCGCGGGTCCGCCCAGCCGCGTATCACCGTCCTGAAGCCCGGTGACGCCGCCGTCTTCGACATCGCCTACGACATCGACTCCAGCGGCAAGAGCCTCACGTCCCCGACCGGCATCCTGGTGACGCCCCCGAACGAGACCCACACCGTGGACCTGAAGTGGCCCGCGGGCGCGGGGCCGGTCAAGGGCTCCTCCATCGGTGTCCGGGTCTACCCGACGCACAACAAGTAG
- a CDS encoding epoxide hydrolase family protein: MCADISPFRIGIPQADLDDLRARLARTRSPYPVPGAASEWDHGIPSSYLHGLAAYWADGFDWRAHEARLNTFPQFLTEIDGQTIHFLHLRSPEPDATPLLLNHSYPTSFVEFLEASGPLTDPRAHGGDPADAFHLVIPSLPGFVFSSPLSARGWNLERTALAFGELMTRLGYERFGVEGGDLGAGVTGRAATLMPERIIGAHTHGDRLQLGMAGEDLPVPAGLSQEEQAGLQAAQRRWAQMKGYKVLHSTAPNALSAGLTDSPILQLAWIAEKFAQWANPATPISRDNVLITASLYWFTRTGPAAADFYWELAHADNPGWDSPSDVPMASSLFYSDPLVRKVLGPGDDSAVFFREHTEGGHFPAFEVPDLFVDDIRAFFRTLRI, translated from the coding sequence ATGTGCGCCGACATCAGCCCGTTCCGGATCGGGATTCCACAGGCCGACCTCGATGATCTGCGGGCGCGTCTGGCCCGTACCCGTTCGCCGTACCCGGTGCCCGGAGCCGCGTCGGAGTGGGATCACGGCATCCCATCCAGCTACCTTCACGGCCTGGCCGCCTATTGGGCGGACGGTTTCGACTGGCGGGCCCACGAGGCCCGGCTGAACACCTTCCCGCAGTTCCTGACCGAGATCGACGGGCAGACCATCCATTTCCTGCACCTGCGCTCCCCGGAACCGGACGCCACGCCGCTGTTGCTCAACCACAGTTATCCGACGTCGTTCGTGGAGTTCCTGGAAGCGAGCGGACCGCTGACCGACCCGCGCGCGCACGGCGGAGATCCGGCAGACGCGTTTCATCTCGTCATTCCCTCGCTGCCGGGCTTCGTCTTCTCCAGCCCGCTCTCGGCGCGCGGCTGGAACCTGGAGCGCACCGCCCTGGCCTTCGGGGAGCTGATGACCCGACTGGGCTATGAGCGCTTCGGTGTCGAGGGCGGCGATCTGGGGGCCGGTGTGACCGGACGAGCGGCCACGCTGATGCCCGAGCGGATCATCGGCGCTCACACCCATGGTGACCGGCTCCAGCTCGGCATGGCCGGCGAGGATCTGCCCGTGCCGGCGGGCCTGAGCCAGGAGGAGCAGGCCGGGCTCCAAGCGGCGCAGCGCAGATGGGCGCAGATGAAGGGCTACAAGGTGCTGCACTCGACCGCGCCCAACGCCCTCTCGGCGGGCCTGACCGACTCGCCGATCCTCCAGCTGGCCTGGATCGCCGAGAAGTTCGCGCAATGGGCCAACCCCGCCACACCGATCAGCCGCGATAACGTCCTGATCACCGCCAGCCTCTACTGGTTCACCCGGACCGGACCCGCGGCGGCCGACTTCTACTGGGAACTGGCCCACGCCGACAACCCCGGCTGGGACAGTCCTTCCGATGTCCCCATGGCCTCCTCCCTGTTCTACAGCGACCCGCTGGTCCGCAAGGTTCTCGGCCCCGGCGACGACAGTGCCGTCTTCTTCCGGGAACACACCGAAGGCGGGCACTTTCCGGCATTCGAGGTTCCCGACCTGTTCGTCGACGACATCCGCGCCTTCTTCCGAACCCTTCGCATCTGA
- the argC gene encoding N-acetyl-gamma-glutamyl-phosphate reductase, translating into MAVRAAVAGASGYAGGEVLRLLLAHPEVEIGALTGNSNAGQRLGALQPHLWPLADRVLAETTADSLAGHDVVFLALPHGQSAAVAEQLGPDVLVIDMGADFRLKDAADWEKFYGSPHAGTWPYGLPELPGARAALTGTKRIAVPGCYPTAATLALLPAYAARIAEPEAVIVAASGTSGAGKAPKPHLLGSEVMGSMSPYGVGGGHRHTPEMIQNLGGVAGEPVTVSFTPTLAPMPRGILATCSAKAVAGVGAEAVRAAYEKAYADEPFVHLLPEGQWPATAAVHGSNSVQVQVAYDAAAGRIIAISAIDNLTKGTAGGAVQSMNLALGLAETTGLSTIGVAP; encoded by the coding sequence ATGGCGGTACGTGCGGCGGTTGCCGGGGCGAGCGGGTACGCGGGGGGAGAGGTTCTGCGCCTGCTCCTCGCGCACCCCGAGGTCGAGATCGGGGCTCTGACCGGGAACTCCAACGCCGGGCAACGGCTCGGGGCGCTCCAGCCGCACCTGTGGCCGCTGGCCGACCGGGTGCTGGCCGAGACCACTGCGGACAGCCTAGCCGGGCATGACGTGGTCTTCCTCGCGCTGCCGCACGGACAGTCCGCCGCCGTCGCCGAGCAACTCGGCCCGGACGTGCTCGTGATCGACATGGGCGCCGACTTCCGGCTGAAGGACGCGGCCGACTGGGAGAAGTTCTACGGCTCCCCGCACGCCGGCACCTGGCCCTACGGCCTGCCCGAGCTGCCCGGCGCCCGCGCCGCGCTCACCGGGACCAAGCGGATCGCCGTACCCGGCTGCTACCCCACCGCCGCGACCCTCGCCCTCCTCCCGGCGTACGCGGCGCGGATCGCCGAACCCGAGGCCGTGATCGTCGCCGCCTCCGGCACCTCCGGCGCGGGCAAGGCGCCCAAACCGCACCTGCTGGGCAGCGAGGTGATGGGCAGCATGTCGCCGTACGGCGTCGGCGGCGGCCACCGGCACACCCCCGAGATGATCCAAAACCTGGGCGGGGTCGCGGGGGAGCCGGTCACCGTCTCCTTCACGCCGACCCTCGCCCCGATGCCCCGCGGCATCCTCGCCACGTGCAGCGCGAAGGCCGTCGCCGGGGTGGGCGCCGAGGCCGTGCGTGCCGCCTACGAGAAGGCGTACGCCGACGAGCCCTTCGTACACCTGCTGCCCGAGGGCCAGTGGCCCGCGACGGCCGCCGTCCACGGTTCCAACTCCGTTCAGGTGCAGGTCGCGTACGACGCGGCCGCGGGCCGCATCATCGCGATCAGCGCCATCGACAACCTGACCAAGGGCACCGCCGGCGGTGCCGTCCAGAGCATGAACCTCGCCCTGGGTCTCGCCGAGACCACCGGGCTTTCCACGATCGGAGTCGCACCGTGA
- the argJ gene encoding bifunctional glutamate N-acetyltransferase/amino-acid acetyltransferase ArgJ, protein MSVTAAKGFRAAGIAAGIKQNGNPDLALVVNDGPRRAAAGVFTANRVKAAPVLWSEQVVKSGQVSAVVLNSGGANACTGPKGFQDTHATAEKAGEALGRGAIEVAVCSTGLIGVLLPMDKLLPGIDTAAAQLSEHGGEKAAIAIKTTDTVHKTSVATGDGWTVGGMAKGAGMLAPGLATMLVVITTDADVDDATLDKALRAATKVTFDRVDSDGCMSTNDTVLLLSSGASGITPGHDAFAEAVRQVCDDLGRQLIGDAEGASKDIKVEVVGAASEADAVEVGRSIARNNLLKCAIHGEDPNWGRVLSAIGTTGAVFEPDQLNVAINGVWVCKNGSVGEDRDLVDMRYREVHIVADLAAGAETATIWTNDLTADYVHENSAYSS, encoded by the coding sequence GTGAGCGTCACGGCAGCCAAGGGATTCCGGGCGGCCGGTATCGCCGCCGGGATCAAGCAGAACGGCAACCCCGACCTGGCCCTCGTGGTCAACGACGGGCCCCGTCGTGCCGCCGCCGGCGTCTTCACCGCCAACCGTGTCAAGGCCGCGCCGGTCCTGTGGTCCGAGCAGGTCGTGAAGAGCGGCCAGGTCTCCGCCGTGGTCCTCAACTCCGGCGGCGCCAACGCCTGTACGGGGCCCAAGGGTTTCCAGGACACCCACGCGACGGCCGAGAAGGCGGGCGAGGCCCTCGGCCGCGGCGCCATCGAGGTCGCCGTCTGCTCCACCGGCCTCATCGGCGTCCTGCTGCCCATGGACAAGCTGCTCCCCGGTATCGACACCGCCGCGGCCCAGCTCTCCGAGCACGGCGGCGAGAAGGCCGCCATCGCCATCAAGACCACCGACACCGTGCACAAGACCTCGGTCGCCACCGGGGACGGCTGGACGGTCGGCGGCATGGCCAAGGGCGCCGGCATGCTCGCCCCCGGCCTCGCCACCATGCTGGTCGTGATCACCACCGACGCCGACGTGGACGACGCCACCCTGGACAAGGCCCTGCGCGCCGCCACCAAGGTCACCTTCGACCGCGTCGACTCCGACGGCTGCATGTCCACCAACGACACCGTGCTGCTGCTCTCCTCCGGGGCCTCCGGCATCACCCCCGGCCACGACGCCTTCGCCGAGGCCGTACGGCAGGTCTGCGACGACCTCGGCCGCCAGCTCATCGGCGACGCCGAGGGCGCCAGCAAGGACATCAAGGTCGAGGTCGTGGGCGCGGCCAGCGAGGCCGACGCCGTCGAGGTGGGCCGCTCCATCGCCCGCAACAACCTCCTGAAGTGCGCCATCCACGGCGAGGACCCCAACTGGGGCCGCGTCCTGTCCGCGATCGGCACCACCGGCGCCGTCTTCGAGCCGGACCAGCTCAACGTCGCCATCAACGGCGTCTGGGTGTGCAAGAACGGCTCCGTCGGCGAGGACCGCGACCTGGTCGACATGCGCTACCGCGAGGTGCACATCGTGGCCGACCTCGCCGCCGGCGCCGAGACCGCGACGATCTGGACCAACGACCTGACCGCCGACTACGTCCACGAGAACAGCGCCTACTCCTCATGA
- the argB gene encoding acetylglutamate kinase — MTTTRKHTALPKAQTLIEALPWLTRHHGKTVVVKFGGNAMVDEELKAAFAQDVVFLRHAGLRPVVVHGGGPQISAALDRHGIVSEFKAGLRVTTEDAMDVVRMVLAGQVQRELVGLLNQHGPLAVGLTGEDAHTITATKHLPEIDGELVDIGRVGEITAIDTGAIEALLADGRIPVVSSIARSQDDGHVYNVNADTAAAALAAALGAETLMVLTDVEGLYEDWPHSDEVISRLTATQLEKLLPELSSGMVPKMRGCLHAVRHGVQTARVIDGRVQHSILLEIFTDEGIGTMVVPDEPEGDAQ, encoded by the coding sequence ATGACGACGACCCGTAAGCACACGGCCCTGCCCAAGGCGCAGACCCTCATCGAGGCGCTGCCCTGGCTGACCCGGCACCACGGAAAGACTGTCGTCGTCAAGTTCGGCGGCAACGCCATGGTCGACGAGGAACTGAAGGCCGCCTTCGCCCAGGACGTCGTCTTCCTGCGGCACGCCGGGCTCAGGCCGGTCGTGGTGCACGGCGGCGGCCCCCAGATCAGCGCCGCCCTCGACCGGCACGGCATCGTCAGCGAGTTCAAGGCGGGCCTGCGGGTCACCACCGAGGACGCCATGGACGTCGTACGGATGGTGCTCGCCGGACAGGTGCAGCGCGAACTGGTCGGCCTGCTCAACCAGCACGGCCCGCTCGCCGTCGGCCTCACCGGCGAGGACGCCCACACCATCACCGCTACCAAGCATCTGCCCGAGATCGACGGGGAGTTGGTCGACATCGGGCGCGTCGGCGAGATCACCGCGATCGACACCGGCGCCATCGAGGCCCTGCTCGCCGACGGCCGCATCCCGGTCGTCTCCTCCATCGCCCGCAGTCAGGACGACGGTCATGTCTACAACGTCAATGCTGATACGGCGGCTGCGGCACTCGCTGCGGCCCTTGGCGCCGAAACTCTCATGGTCCTCACCGATGTCGAGGGCCTCTACGAGGACTGGCCGCACTCCGACGAGGTGATCAGTCGCCTCACCGCCACCCAACTGGAGAAGCTGCTTCCGGAGTTGAGCTCCGGCATGGTGCCCAAGATGCGGGGCTGCCTGCACGCCGTGCGCCATGGTGTGCAGACCGCCCGGGTCATCGACGGCCGGGTGCAGCACTCCATCCTGCTGGAGATCTTCACCGACGAGGGCATCGGCACCATGGTCGTGCCCGACGAGCCCGAAGGGGACGCACAGTGA
- a CDS encoding acetylornithine transaminase — MTGHHSGNEDLTRRWQGALMNNYGTPRLPLVRGAGATVWDAEGRAYTDFVGGIATNALGHAHPAIVDAVSKQIASLGHVSNLFVAEPPVALAERLLQLFGREGRVFFCNSGAEANEAAFKIGRLTGRTHVVATEGGFHGRTMGALALTGQPAKQDPFRPLPGDVTHVPYGDAQALAAAVTDETAMVIIEPIQGENGVVVPPAGYLKAARAITAATGALLVLDEVQTGVGRTGTWFAYQAHEGVLPDVVTLAKQLGGGLPLGATVAFGRAAELLRPGQHGTTFGGNPVACAAGLAVLDTIEGEGLLENVKRQGEKLRAGIEALGHPLVGHVRGAGLLLGIVLTGPRAHEVQQAAQEAGFLVNAPAPDVVRLMPPLNLRDDEAGALLQALPGILDAGGDGRSGE; from the coding sequence GTGACGGGGCACCACAGCGGCAACGAGGACCTGACCCGGCGCTGGCAGGGCGCGCTCATGAACAACTACGGCACCCCCCGCCTGCCGCTGGTGCGCGGCGCGGGCGCCACCGTGTGGGACGCCGAGGGCCGCGCCTACACCGACTTCGTCGGCGGCATCGCCACCAACGCGCTCGGCCACGCCCACCCGGCGATCGTGGACGCCGTCAGCAAGCAGATCGCCTCCCTCGGCCATGTCTCCAACCTGTTCGTGGCCGAGCCGCCCGTCGCGCTCGCCGAACGGCTGCTCCAGCTCTTCGGCCGCGAGGGCCGGGTGTTCTTCTGCAACTCCGGCGCCGAGGCCAACGAGGCCGCCTTCAAGATCGGCCGGCTCACGGGGCGCACCCATGTCGTCGCCACCGAGGGCGGCTTCCACGGCCGTACGATGGGCGCCCTCGCGCTCACCGGGCAGCCCGCCAAGCAGGACCCCTTCCGGCCGCTGCCCGGCGATGTCACCCACGTCCCCTACGGCGACGCCCAGGCCCTGGCCGCGGCCGTCACCGACGAGACCGCCATGGTGATCATCGAGCCGATCCAGGGCGAGAACGGCGTCGTCGTGCCCCCGGCCGGCTATCTCAAGGCCGCCCGCGCCATCACCGCGGCCACCGGCGCCCTGCTGGTCCTGGACGAGGTGCAGACCGGCGTCGGCCGCACCGGCACCTGGTTCGCCTACCAGGCCCACGAGGGCGTGCTGCCCGATGTGGTCACCCTCGCCAAGCAGCTCGGCGGCGGCCTCCCGCTCGGCGCCACCGTCGCCTTCGGCCGCGCCGCCGAACTGCTCCGGCCGGGGCAGCACGGTACGACCTTCGGCGGCAACCCGGTCGCCTGCGCGGCGGGGCTCGCCGTCCTCGACACCATCGAGGGCGAGGGACTGCTGGAGAACGTGAAGCGGCAGGGCGAGAAGCTGCGCGCGGGCATCGAGGCGCTGGGCCACCCGCTGGTCGGCCATGTCCGGGGTGCGGGCCTGCTCCTGGGTATCGTGCTCACCGGGCCGCGCGCGCACGAGGTGCAGCAGGCGGCCCAGGAGGCCGGTTTCCTGGTGAACGCCCCCGCCCCCGACGTCGTACGGCTCATGCCCCCGCTGAACCTGCGCGACGACGAGGCGGGCGCCCTGCTCCAGGCGCTGCCCGGCATCCTCGACGCAGGCGGGGACGGACGATCCGGAGAATGA